The following are encoded together in the Populus trichocarpa isolate Nisqually-1 chromosome 5, P.trichocarpa_v4.1, whole genome shotgun sequence genome:
- the LOC7480445 gene encoding uncharacterized protein LOC7480445 isoform X2: MSMWNCAPDVMDALLELIICLAASNGKYVDLCLDMLVNNFMPPMESDMLRHPRGQAKKDQVLPRVHTGLEVIVDLVPLAALKLSTNVVQKRPMFFRKDFNMDRLKCRMEIYLKNMLMLEGGAIREFVGHSMLVEVVNMMLELDVAIGWDELLRDDPSKGIFTMELEDEEEEAGDDGQANDGELPSTLTLRNLGKNVTADLLDSLMIQFLEHLEACADKKRLSEVFETLLSSFMATILNTYKSKFSQFTIFYACALDPENCGVKFAQTLVDLFISTCNPPVTRMSAVAYLSSYLARGKFLSAAFVMNMLKRLVDWCLRYCEEQDSDMNPKAHQVFYSACQGIMYVLCFHMKSIMNVPTLKSQLLLMPIEPILKHKLGPLEVCLPSIVNEFLKQAKAAHLFTISKAFIFEDLLESDLSRDFGGLERLDMFFPFDPCLLKKCDRGFIRPNFIYWNHVKTTYDDDEEDSSDEDIADDFGVLNEENFMEEGMARSFDQDIDLDEFDYVMNKMSITPKNTSGFHFGGERMPSKIRPSTSPESL; this comes from the exons ATGAGCATGTGGAACTGTGCGCCTGATGTGATGGATGCATTGCTTGAACTTATAATATGCTTG GCTGCTTCAAATGGAAAATATGTTGATTTATGTCTTGATATGCTTGTAAACAATTTTATGCCACCGATGGAATCAGATATGCTCCGGCATCCACGTGGTCAGGCAAAAAAGGACCAAGTTCTTCCTCGTGTGCATACTGGTCTAGAAGTTATTGTTGATTTGGTGCCTTTGGCAGCCTTGAAATTGTCTACAAATGTTGTACAAAAGAGGCCTATGTTCTTCAGGAAGGATTTCAACATGGATCGTCTAAAATGTCGC ATGGAGATATATTTGAAGAATATGCTAATGTTGGAGGGTGGTGCTATTAGAGAATTTGTTGGGCACAGTATGCTCGTGGAAGTGGTGAATATGATGCTAGAATTGGAC GTTGCAATTGGTTGGGATGAATTGTTAAGGGATGATCCTAGTAAAGGCATCTTTACAATGGAGTTAGAAGATGAGGAAGAGGAAGCTGGTGACGATGGTCAGGCAAATGATGGTGAG CTTCCAAGCACGTTAACTCTCAGGAATTTAGGTAAAAATGTCACTGCTGACTTGCTGGATAGCTTGATGATACAATTTCTCGAGCATCTTGAAGCCTGTGCGGACAAGAAGCGTTTGAGTGAG gtatttgaaactcttttatCTTCATTCATGGCAACTATTTTGAACACGTACAAGTCAAAGTTTTCTCAG TTCACGATTTTCTATGCCTGTGCACTTGATCCTGAAAATTGTGGTGTGAAATTTGCTCAAACACTCGTGGATTTGTTCATATCTACTTGCAACCCACCGGTTACGAG GATGAGTGCTGTGGCTTATCTTTCTAGCTATTTGGCTCGTGGGAAGTTTCTATCTGCTGCCTTCGTCATGAACATGTTGAAAAG GCTGGTGGATTGGTGTTTGAGATATTGTGAAGAGCAGGATAGTGACATGAATCCAAAAGCACATCAAGTTTTCTATTCTGCATGCCAG GGAATTATGTATGTGCTCTGCTTTCATATGAAATCAATAATGAATGTTCCTACCCTCAAATCACAGCTCCTCCTCATGCCTATAGAGCCAATATTGAAGCACAAATTGGGGCCATTGGAG GTCTGCTTGCCATCAATTGTAAATGAGTTTCTCAAACAAGCTAAAGCAGCACATCTGTTCACCATCTCCAAAGCATTCATCTTCGAAGATTTGCTGGAATCAGATCTTTCTAGGGATTTTGGTGGGCTGGAGAGGCTGGACATGTTCTTCCCATTTGACCCATGTTTGCTGAAGAAATGTGACAG AGGTTTCATCCGGCCAAACTTTATATACTGGAACCATGTCAAAACTAcctatgatgatgatgaggaagacAGCAGTGATGAAGACATTGCTGATGATTTTGGGGTTCTGAATGAAGAGAATTTCATGGAAGAAGGGATGGCAAGGAGTTTTGATCAAGATATCGATCTTGATGAATTTGACTACGTCATGAACAAGATGTCCATCACACCTAAGAACACGTCAGGTTTCCACTTTGGTGGTGAACGAATGCCTTCAAAGATAAGACCCTCAACAAGTCCAGAGTCCTTGTGA
- the LOC7480446 gene encoding plant intracellular Ras-group-related LRR protein 4: MEITNVKSVDQAVEEIMRIHRSLPTRPGIEEVEAAKTLIRNVEKEEQARMEAISKQTKTPDVPQELFMILQEMQKQLSFFQTKEQKLEAVKLLDLENVHNLFDEFIQRASKCLSWPPPPPTSSSPTSVSGFGSSSNYANGGSSSFKGSAAAAAAGSSSIDRSSMATTSGLYYAEKEPTRSAELFTRDDSYVKKAKSSLYSDGIGVSSTPQIVDSTLKASSISSSQDGEKLSLIKLASLIEVSSKKGTQELNLQNKLMDQVDWLPDSIGKLSSLVTLDLSENRIVALPETIGGLSSLTKLDLHSNRIGELPGSIGDLLSLVALDVRGNQLSFLPATFGRLVRLQDLDLSSNRLSSLPDTIGSLVSLKKLNVETNDIEEIPHTIGKCSSLKELRADYNRLKALPEAVGKIETLEVLSVRYNNIKQLPTTMSSLLSLKELDVSFNELESVPESLCFATSLVKMNIGNNFADMQSLPRSIGNLENLEELDISNNQIHALPDSFRMLTRLRILRAEENPLEVPPRHIAEKGAQAAVQYMVELVEKSDVKVQPVKQKKSWAQICFFSKSNKRKRNGLDYVKA; the protein is encoded by the exons ATGGAAATAACGAATGTGAAATCTGTTGATCAAGCGGTGGAGGAAATTATGAGGATTCATAGATCTTTACCGACAAGACCAGGGATCGAGGAAGTAGAAGCAGCAAAGACATTGATTCGGAATGTCGAAAAGGAAGAGCAAGCGAGAATGGAAGCGATTTCGAAGCAGACAAAGACCCCAGATGTTCCTCAAGAGTTGTTCATGATCCTGCAAGAAATGCAAAAACAGTTGagcttttttcaaaccaaagaaCAAAAATTGGAGGCTGTAAAATTGCTTGATCTTGAAAATGTTCATAACCTGTTCGATGAATTCATTCAAAGAGCTTCCAAATGCCTCTCTtggcctcctcctcctcctacttCTTCTTCTCCCACTTCTGTTTCTGGGTTTGGTTCTTCTTCCAATTATGCTAATGGGGGCAGTAGTTCGTTTAAGGGGAgcgctgctgctgctgcggCGGGTTCTTCTTCGATTGATAGATCATCTATGGCTACCACGTCCGGATTGTATTATGCAGAGAAAGAGCCGACGAGGAGTGCTGAATTGTTTACTAGAGATGATAGTTATGTGAAGAAGGCGAAATCTTCGTTATATTCTGATGGGATTGGTGTTTCTTCTACGCCGCAGATTGTGGATTCTACTTTAAAAGCTAGTTCAATCAGTTCAA GTCAAGATGGGGAGAAGTTGAGTCTAATTAAGCTTGCGAGTTTGATTGAAGTGTCTTCGAAAAAAGGAACTCAAGAGCTTAATCTACAAAACAAGTTGATGGATCAAGTTGATTGGCTACCGGATTCGATAGGCAAGCTATCGAGTTTGGTTACACTGGACTTGTCTGAGAACAGGATTGTGGCGTTGCCAGAAACTATTGGAGGTCTTTCGTCATTGACGAAGTTGGATTTGCATTCCAATAGAATTGGCGAACTCCCAGGATCTATTGGGGATCTTCTTAGTTTGGTTGCTCTGGATGTGAGGGGTAACCAGTTATCCTTTCTACCTGCCACATTTGGCAGATTGGTACGACTTCAGGATCTTGATCTGAGCTCAAATAGGCTCTCTTCACTCCCTGATACAATAGGATCACTTGTTAGTCTGAAGAAATTAAATGTGGAGACAAATGATATTGAAGAAATCCCACATACTATCGGAAAGTGTTCCTCACTAAAGGAGCTTCGTGCAGACTATAACAGGCTCAAGGCACTCCCCGAAGCTGTTGGAAAGATAGAGACTTTGGAGGTTCTATCTGTTCGGTACAATAACATCAAACAGTTGCCTACAACAATGTCATCTCTATTAAGCTTGAAGGAGCTCGATGTAAGTTTCAACGAGCTTGAGTCAGTGCCTGAGAGCTTGTGTTTTGCTACCTCGCTTGTCAAGATGAATATAGGAAATAATTTTGCTGATATGCAATCCTTACCAAGGTCTATTGGGAACCTTGAGAATCTTGAAGAGCTGGATATTAGCAATAACCAGATACACGCCCTTCCAGACTCTTTTAGGATGCTAACACGACTACGTATCTTACGTGCTGAAGAAAATCCTTTGGAAGTACCACCAAGACATATAGCTGAAAAGGGTGCTCAG GCTGCTGTTCAATACATGGTTGAACTTGTTGAAAAGAGTGATGTCAAAGTCCAACCTGTAAAGCAGAAAAAGAGTTGGGCTCAAATTTGCTTCTTTTCAAAGTCTAACAAAAGGAAGCGCAATGGCCTAGACTATGTGAAAGCCTGA
- the LOC7480444 gene encoding protein CHUP1, chloroplastic produces MFKMESTSSRTEVMKPLFLKAGIPLVLSVAGFVYARIVLRRSTIAKPFPLQTTVSPVLDTIDSNDDFIDEASIHSLQSTSSPIKDDDQEHMITSSQVCSSTVASHIHFEEEILGLKNEIEELQKREHSLAMQFLRYRVMKEQDSVLEELKNMLLLETASVKFLDREISLIEAQTQGFENFMVECRRVLEQIEFAKKENRLLERKVKKLSRRTREQSRVIGEKNARINGLEAEIMRFCDAQEMRTDVIKKLDDEVREFEAVVNRLQEEKNDLLVKLDAAESQASLISKIEAEGIGMEAYNRLVNELEQLHKDRAAETTELIYLRWSNACLRHELMRSHGHQQQLQLQIEDKKNYLELELVGREIADCDLEQQQQHEKPCLGVASSSKTYSKRKRLLKKLKKWVEGGDEGMQSNMDEKGKHEINCFGRHSVSEGAEEDHLIYSRRSCSSA; encoded by the exons ATGTTCAAGATGGAGAGCACATCATCAAGGACAGAGGTCATGAAGCCATTATTCCTTAAAGCTGGCATACCTCTGGTTCTTTCTGTTGCTGGTTTTGTTTATGCCAGGATTGTTCTAAGAAGAAGTACAATAGCTAAACCTTTTCCATTGCAAACCACAGTAAGTCCTGTATTAGATACCATTGATTCTAACGATGATTTTATAGATGAAGCAAGCATTCATAGTCTCCAGTCTACATCTTCACCCATCAAAGATGATGACCAGGAGCACATGATCACAAGCTCCCAGGTTTGTAGTTCCACAGTAGCTTCACATATTCATTTTGAAGAGGAGATATTGGgtctaaaaaatgaaattgaagagcTCCAAAAGAGAGAACACAGCTTGGCGATGCAGTTTCTTCGCTATCGTGTTATGAAAGAGCAGGATTCTGTGCTTGAGGAGCTTAAGAACATGTTGTTATTGGAGACTGCTAGCGTCAAGTTCTTGGATAGGGAGATTTCATTAATAGAAGCTCAGACACAAGGGTTTGAGAATTTCATGGTGGAGTGTCGTAGAGTTCTTGAACAGATTGAATTTGCTAAAAAGGAAAATCGGTTGCTTGAAAGAAAGGTAAAGAAGCTTTCGAGAAGAACACGAGAGCAATCACGCGTTATAGGTGAAAAGAACGCAAGGATTAATGGTTTAGAAGCAGAAATAATGAGATTCTGTGATGCGCAAGAGATGAGGACCGATGTTATCAAGAAATTGGATGATGAAGTTAGGGAATTTGAAGCTGTTGTCAATCGACTACAGGAGGAGAAGAATGATCTTCTGGTGAAGCTTGACGCAGCAGAAAGTCAAGCTTCATTGATCTCAAAG ATTGAAGCAGAAGGAATAGGAATGGAAGCTTATAATAGGCTTGTAAATGAGCTAGAACAACTACACAAGGACAGAGCAGCTGAAACTACAGAGCTTATTTACTTAAGATGGTCAAATGCATGCTTAAGGCACGAGTTGATGAGAAGTCATGGACATCAACAACAGCTACAGCTACAGATCGAGGACAAGAAAAACTACTTGGAATTAGAACTAGTAGGTCGAGAAATTGCAGACTGTGACTTggagcagcagcaacagcatgAGAAACCTTGCTTAGGTGTGGCCAGCAGTAGTAAGACGTATTCAAAGAGGAAAAGGTTGCTAAAAAAGCTTAAGAAATGGGTGGAAGGGGGTGATGAAGGCATGCAATCAAACATGGATGAAAAAGGAAAGCATGAAATCAATTGCTTTGGAAGGCATTCTGTTTCAGAAGGGGCCGAGGAAGACCACCTGATTTATTCAAGGAGGTCTTGTTCTAGTGCATGA
- the LOC7480443 gene encoding uncharacterized protein LOC7480443 produces MASACVNNMGMSPENFPPKTYQSYGWLSPRISFSREEDSNNTTTSKTTSAKSSSAAASSAPLPPPHPQQLDPPETKDSVDFEFRLDNSFTMLPADELFSDGKLMPLQINTGNAKPSLPPSTSTSVNELTEAVRLPEPGREPVKSCRRLEMEISGTDPYLFSPKAPRCSSRWKELLGLKKLHQNPKPETQKPSTRTALFSSSSSNPKSLKHILHRNSKTCNCNTSSSSSSFSYTLLDNSLSLPLLRDLDCESLSISSSRLSLSSSSSSHEHEDLPRLSLDSDKPSTNLNLMQNPVPNPFILNRNQNQNPPRMRMVKPLSENGNNNSGTSSTTRVGRSPMRRAAGESSEVSISSGVSVDSPRMNSSGKIVFQSLERSSSSPSSFNGGPRFKHRGMERSYSANVRVTPVLNVPVCSLRGSSRSGFGFGQLFSSSPQKRDGFSKGYQQQQQQNITSSSNKYRSERG; encoded by the coding sequence ATGGCCTCAGCTTGTGTTAACAACATGGGCATGTCCCCTGAAAATTTCCCACCCAAAACTTACCAATCTTATGGCTGGTTGAGCCCGAGAATCTCTTTTAGCCGTGAAGAGGATAGTAATAACACAACCACCTCTAAAACCACCTCCGCCAAATCATCATCAGCAGCAGCCTCCTCAGCTCCTCTACCCCCACCTCATCCACAGCAACTAGATCCACCGGAGACCAAGGATTCTGTCGACTTTGAGTTCCGATTAGACAACTCCTTCACCATGCTCCCTGCAGATGAGCTGTTTTCTGATGGGAAATTAATGCCATTACAAATCAATACTGGTAACGCCAAACCATCTTTGCCACCATCTACTTCTACCTCGGTCAACGAGTTGACCGAGGCGGTAAGGCTGCCGGAGCCCGGGAGGGAGCCGGTGAAGTCTTGCCGGAGATTGGAGATGGAGATTTCTGGGACCGATCCATACTTGTTTTCCCCCAAAGCTCCCAGATGTTCGAGCCGGTGGAAGGAGCTTCTGGGGTTAAAGAAATTACACCAAAACCCTAAGCCTGAAACTCAAAAACCATCAACCAGGACGGCATTGTTTTCTTCGTCCTCGTCGAATCCCAAGTCCCTTAAACATATCTTGCACAGGAACTCAAAAACCTGCAATTGCAACACATCGTCCTCAAGCTCCTCCTTCTCCTACACCTTATTAGATAATTCATTGAGCCTCCCACTGCTAAGAGATTTGGATTGCGAATCGCTCTCCATATCTTCTTCTCGCTTATCGCtgtcatcttcatcttcatcccACGAGCACGAAGATCTCCCAAGATTATCCCTCGACTCTGATAAACCAAGCACCAACCTCAACTTAATGCAAAACCCAGTTCCGAATCCATTCATTCTCAACcgaaatcaaaaccaaaacccacCAAGAATGAGAATGGTGAAGCCATTATCAGAGAATGGAAACAACAATAGCGGCACCTCTTCAACTACAAGGGTAGGGAGGAGCCCAATGCGGAGGGCAGCAGGGGAGTCGAGTGAGGTTTCAATAAGTAGTGGGGTTTCAGTGGATAGCCCAAGAATGAATTCATCAGGGAAAATAGTATTTCAAAGCTTGGAAAGAAGTTCAAGTAGTCCAAGTAGTTTTAATGGAGGGCCAAGATTTAAACATAGAGGAATGGAGAGATCTTATTCGGCTAATGTTAGAGTGACTCCAGTTCTTAACGTTCCTGTTTGTTCTCTTAGAGGGAGTTCAAGGTCAGGTTTTGGGTTCGGtcagttgttttcttcttcaccGCAAAAAAGAGATGGCTTTAGCAAAGGgtatcagcagcagcagcagcagaataTTACTAGCAGCAGCAACAAGTACAGGTCTGAGAGAGGTTaa
- the LOC7480445 gene encoding RNA polymerase I-specific transcription initiation factor rrn3 isoform X1: MGVELTHQYTEYRAMEDQEEVEEGVSITDWDLVYHVRDALLSVKTGDRSSYHQLVGVLHHRDRSAPDKVALLLTSLKALSGAVSYINDVDHVSLLQSIFGMSMWNCAPDVMDALLELIICLAASNGKYVDLCLDMLVNNFMPPMESDMLRHPRGQAKKDQVLPRVHTGLEVIVDLVPLAALKLSTNVVQKRPMFFRKDFNMDRLKCRMEIYLKNMLMLEGGAIREFVGHSMLVEVVNMMLELDVAIGWDELLRDDPSKGIFTMELEDEEEEAGDDGQANDGELPSTLTLRNLGKNVTADLLDSLMIQFLEHLEACADKKRLSEVFETLLSSFMATILNTYKSKFSQFTIFYACALDPENCGVKFAQTLVDLFISTCNPPVTRMSAVAYLSSYLARGKFLSAAFVMNMLKRLVDWCLRYCEEQDSDMNPKAHQVFYSACQGIMYVLCFHMKSIMNVPTLKSQLLLMPIEPILKHKLGPLEVCLPSIVNEFLKQAKAAHLFTISKAFIFEDLLESDLSRDFGGLERLDMFFPFDPCLLKKCDRGFIRPNFIYWNHVKTTYDDDEEDSSDEDIADDFGVLNEENFMEEGMARSFDQDIDLDEFDYVMNKMSITPKNTSGFHFGGERMPSKIRPSTSPESL; the protein is encoded by the exons ATGGGTGTTGAGTTAACCCATCAATATACAGAATATAGAGCAATGGAGGATCAAGAGGAGGTGGAGGAAGGTGTTAGTATTACTGATTGGGATTTAGTTTATCATGTTAGAGATGCCCTTTTATCTGTCAAAACG GGTGACAGGAGCAGTTACCACCAGCTTGTTGGGGTTTTGCATCACAGAGATCGTTCTGCTCCTGATAAAGTGGCTTTGCTTTTG ACGAGTCTAAAGGCACTATCTGGGGCAGTTTCTTACATAAACGACGTTGACCATGTCTCACTTCTTCAATCT ATTTTTGGAATGAGCATGTGGAACTGTGCGCCTGATGTGATGGATGCATTGCTTGAACTTATAATATGCTTG GCTGCTTCAAATGGAAAATATGTTGATTTATGTCTTGATATGCTTGTAAACAATTTTATGCCACCGATGGAATCAGATATGCTCCGGCATCCACGTGGTCAGGCAAAAAAGGACCAAGTTCTTCCTCGTGTGCATACTGGTCTAGAAGTTATTGTTGATTTGGTGCCTTTGGCAGCCTTGAAATTGTCTACAAATGTTGTACAAAAGAGGCCTATGTTCTTCAGGAAGGATTTCAACATGGATCGTCTAAAATGTCGC ATGGAGATATATTTGAAGAATATGCTAATGTTGGAGGGTGGTGCTATTAGAGAATTTGTTGGGCACAGTATGCTCGTGGAAGTGGTGAATATGATGCTAGAATTGGAC GTTGCAATTGGTTGGGATGAATTGTTAAGGGATGATCCTAGTAAAGGCATCTTTACAATGGAGTTAGAAGATGAGGAAGAGGAAGCTGGTGACGATGGTCAGGCAAATGATGGTGAG CTTCCAAGCACGTTAACTCTCAGGAATTTAGGTAAAAATGTCACTGCTGACTTGCTGGATAGCTTGATGATACAATTTCTCGAGCATCTTGAAGCCTGTGCGGACAAGAAGCGTTTGAGTGAG gtatttgaaactcttttatCTTCATTCATGGCAACTATTTTGAACACGTACAAGTCAAAGTTTTCTCAG TTCACGATTTTCTATGCCTGTGCACTTGATCCTGAAAATTGTGGTGTGAAATTTGCTCAAACACTCGTGGATTTGTTCATATCTACTTGCAACCCACCGGTTACGAG GATGAGTGCTGTGGCTTATCTTTCTAGCTATTTGGCTCGTGGGAAGTTTCTATCTGCTGCCTTCGTCATGAACATGTTGAAAAG GCTGGTGGATTGGTGTTTGAGATATTGTGAAGAGCAGGATAGTGACATGAATCCAAAAGCACATCAAGTTTTCTATTCTGCATGCCAG GGAATTATGTATGTGCTCTGCTTTCATATGAAATCAATAATGAATGTTCCTACCCTCAAATCACAGCTCCTCCTCATGCCTATAGAGCCAATATTGAAGCACAAATTGGGGCCATTGGAG GTCTGCTTGCCATCAATTGTAAATGAGTTTCTCAAACAAGCTAAAGCAGCACATCTGTTCACCATCTCCAAAGCATTCATCTTCGAAGATTTGCTGGAATCAGATCTTTCTAGGGATTTTGGTGGGCTGGAGAGGCTGGACATGTTCTTCCCATTTGACCCATGTTTGCTGAAGAAATGTGACAG AGGTTTCATCCGGCCAAACTTTATATACTGGAACCATGTCAAAACTAcctatgatgatgatgaggaagacAGCAGTGATGAAGACATTGCTGATGATTTTGGGGTTCTGAATGAAGAGAATTTCATGGAAGAAGGGATGGCAAGGAGTTTTGATCAAGATATCGATCTTGATGAATTTGACTACGTCATGAACAAGATGTCCATCACACCTAAGAACACGTCAGGTTTCCACTTTGGTGGTGAACGAATGCCTTCAAAGATAAGACCCTCAACAAGTCCAGAGTCCTTGTGA